A genome region from Triticum aestivum cultivar Chinese Spring chromosome 2B, IWGSC CS RefSeq v2.1, whole genome shotgun sequence includes the following:
- the LOC123042953 gene encoding putative nuclease HARBI1 encodes MIRRTKKNRKENPYKKRHVWKSSEDKILLAILKDQTLHGGKEGTGYTKKAGRDILEQFNDSRVDKLELQQLKNRHKYYRSCYAAMDRLLKLTGFGWDDDDKMIKASEETWEELIEKDKSLQEYREKVGPSWEDLQQICASSTASRVGAVSSKGKDGTCKTKSSQIDLNKDVEVHEIESDENNGSPGVFTKKSTAIEPEKKKFPGSGSKETTRGQKRTADDAITAIDPLADASLSIAEAKKKTTEQNDTYSVKSCMSVLNSMDSLDASTKLKAVKAFTDDPRNEIPAKILGDARFYPYFKNCLGAIDGTHIEAKIRLDKQTPYRNRHGYPSQNVMAAMSFDITFSYVAVGWEGSASDQAVLRWAVTSGGFVVPEGKFYLVDSGYANAPKFIAPYHGDRYHIGSFRGSNRRYNREKDMFNHLHAQLRNVVERTFGVLKARFPILSRKGGIPYPYKTQVKIVMACCIIHNFIRKVNHHDELFELYEHGEAQQHVDHGDQQVRGQAREDE; translated from the exons ATGATCAGAAGGACCAAAAAAAATAGGAAAGAAAACCCATATAAAAAGAGGCATGTATGGAAATCTTCGGAGGACAAAATACTTCTCGCTATACTGAAAGATCAAACTTTACACGGAGGGAAAGAAGGAACAGGTTACACAAAGAAAGCAGGGCGCGATATCTTAGAACAATTCAATGATTCAAGAGTAGATAAACTTGAATTACAACAATTGAAAAATCGCCATAAGTACTACAGGAGTTGCTATGCTGCCATGGATAGACTTCTTAAACTGACGGGATTTGGTTGGGACGATGATGACAAAATGATAAAAGCTTCAGAAGAAACTTGGGAGGAACTAATTGAG AAGGATAAGTCACTCCAAGAATATCGAGAAAAGGTGGGGCCTAGTTGGGAAGATCTTCAACAAATATGTGCTAGTTCAACGGCATCTAGAGTTGGTGCTGTATCTAGCAAAGGGAAAGATGGTACatgcaaaactaaatcatctcaaATTGATCTCAATAAGGATGTTGAAGTACATGAAATCGAGTCTGATGAAAACAATGGCTCCCCTGGTGTGTTCACTAAGAAGTCGACAGCCATTGAGCCAGAAAAAAAGAAATTCCCTGGAAGTGGATCAAAAGAAACAACAAGAGGACAAAAACGTACAGCTGATGATGCCATAACAGCAATTGATCCTCTTGCAGATGCATCACTCAGCATTGCTGAAGCAAAGAAAAAAACAACAGAACAAAATGACACTTACTCGGTTAAATCATGCATGTCAGTACTAAATAGTATGGATAGCCTCGATGCGAGCACAAAACTGAAAGCAGTAAAAGCATTTACAGATG ATCCAAGGAATGAAATCCCAGCAAAAATATTGGGTGATGCAAGGTTCTACCCATATTTCAAG AACTGCCTAGGAGCAATTGATGGGACACACATTGAGGCAAAAATCAGGCTAGATAAGCAAACTCCTTATAGAAATAGACATGGTTACCCCTCTCAAAATGTAATGGCAGCAATGTCATTTGACATAACATTCTCATATGTCGCTGTTGGATGGGAAGGTTCTGCGTCCGATCAAGCAGTTCTAAGATGGGCTGTTACTAGTGGGGGCTTTGTTGTCCCTGAAG GTAAATTTTATCTTGTTGATTCTGGATATGCAAATGCTCCAAAATTTATTGCCCCGTACCATGGGGATCGTTATCATATTGGTTCCTTTCGTGGAAGTAATCGACGATATAATAGGGAGAAAGATATGTTCAATCATCTGCATGCACAACTACGAAATGTTGTTGAGCGAACTTTTGGTGTTCTAAAAGCTCGCTTTCCAATTTTAAGTAGGAAAGGAGGAATTCCTTATCCATATAAAACACAAGTCAAAATTGTTATGGCTTGTTGTATTATCCACAACTTCATTCGGAAGGTTAATCATCATGATGAGTTGTTCGAGCTTTATGAGCATGGGGAAGCACAACAACATGTTGACCATGGTGATCAGCAAGTTAGAGGGCAAGCAAGAGAAGATGAATGA